A window of the Mucilaginibacter sp. cycad4 genome harbors these coding sequences:
- a CDS encoding TonB-dependent receptor domain-containing protein → MRTILILFLFIWLSRPGTKAQTLSGTLADRNTHHPIAYATVSLLDTTGKPVLGTMTDVKGKFVLKLNKEGVFMLNCSFVGYEPLSQSVTLTGAGTDLGNLLMIPDALQLNEVTVSGQQLALHLQPDKKVFEIGKDVLSQNGSVSDALNGIPSVAVSPQGEVSLRGNTGVTVLVNGRRSGLTQGSALEQLQADQVERIEVITSPSARYDASGSAGIINIVLKKNKKSGFNGQLKAVAGVPNDTRINPSLNYKSDKFNFFSTLGMRKSDYKGLYTTDQVTGASSLKMGQDEKRHDDGKMLYLGADYFISDKRTMTAAYLWNGTHDHDKTVLNYNYSSPAPDSALVRNGESWEQRNYNQLEYNYTQLFSHAKQKWTVDLQYDWWDSNKDWALATRKIYPVSFGYPNIRTNTRNENRDLLVQSDWAQPIGKETLLELGIKTENRHVQYDFFAQQQTGDDYLIYKGLDNGLDYSERIHSGYAQLESKAGKLRCLGGLRLEITGIRASGRDGQYQSRKDYVRLFPTLHLDYSLSTVSTLQVHYSRRISRPSLYQLSPYMELTDLNAQNTGNPDLNPAYSNLYESGFLYRGGTLTVNPSLYVQDSQHPITDYTFRNTEGTFITLPVNITRETRQGFELNVMYNPLNVLQLNADLNLYHFRQSGTYRGFDFGFSGGSSSGRFSAQWKLAKTLSAQGRYYYNGPSANAQSRNRATHWADFGISKNLLADRLSVVTDVTNIFDSRRYRTTTTGPGYVFSTMSRFNGARYRLSIVYKFKGNTTVREAKTGNRN, encoded by the coding sequence ATGAGAACCATCCTGATCCTTTTTCTTTTTATTTGGCTGAGCAGGCCCGGCACTAAAGCCCAGACCCTTAGCGGAACATTAGCCGACCGCAATACACATCACCCTATTGCATATGCAACGGTAAGCCTGCTGGATACAACCGGCAAACCGGTTTTAGGCACTATGACCGATGTAAAAGGCAAATTTGTACTAAAGCTAAATAAAGAGGGCGTTTTTATGCTGAATTGTAGCTTTGTAGGTTATGAGCCCCTTTCCCAAAGCGTGACACTTACCGGTGCCGGCACTGATCTGGGCAATTTGTTAATGATACCAGATGCACTTCAGCTCAACGAAGTAACGGTTTCCGGCCAGCAACTTGCCCTGCACCTACAGCCTGATAAAAAAGTTTTTGAAATAGGCAAGGATGTCCTTTCTCAAAATGGTTCTGTCAGTGACGCGTTGAACGGCATCCCCTCAGTTGCCGTTAGCCCGCAGGGCGAGGTTAGTTTACGCGGCAATACAGGCGTTACTGTATTGGTGAACGGGCGGCGCTCGGGGCTCACACAGGGGAGCGCCTTAGAGCAATTGCAGGCCGACCAGGTAGAGCGTATCGAAGTGATCACCAGCCCTTCAGCGCGTTATGATGCTTCGGGCAGTGCGGGTATTATTAATATTGTCCTGAAAAAAAATAAAAAGTCGGGCTTTAACGGACAACTGAAGGCAGTGGCAGGGGTACCCAATGATACCCGGATCAATCCCAGTCTGAACTATAAGTCGGATAAGTTTAACTTTTTTTCTACCCTTGGTATGCGTAAGTCAGATTATAAAGGGCTCTACACCACCGATCAGGTTACCGGTGCCAGCAGCCTGAAGATGGGGCAGGACGAGAAAAGGCACGACGACGGGAAAATGCTATACCTCGGTGCCGATTACTTTATCAGCGACAAGCGTACCATGACCGCTGCCTATCTCTGGAACGGGACGCATGATCACGACAAAACAGTACTGAACTATAACTACAGTAGCCCGGCGCCAGACAGCGCGCTGGTACGGAACGGCGAATCATGGGAGCAGCGAAACTACAACCAACTGGAATATAATTATACACAGTTGTTTTCCCATGCCAAACAAAAGTGGACTGTTGACCTTCAATACGATTGGTGGGACAGTAACAAGGACTGGGCCTTGGCTACCCGGAAGATTTATCCCGTATCTTTCGGCTATCCAAACATCCGTACGAATACCCGTAATGAGAACCGCGACCTGCTGGTTCAATCGGATTGGGCGCAGCCCATAGGCAAAGAAACCTTGCTCGAACTGGGTATCAAGACCGAGAACCGGCATGTGCAGTACGATTTTTTTGCCCAACAGCAAACCGGGGACGATTATCTGATTTATAAAGGCCTCGATAACGGGTTGGATTACAGCGAACGTATCCATAGCGGTTATGCGCAGTTGGAAAGTAAAGCAGGAAAGCTCAGGTGTCTCGGCGGGCTTCGCCTTGAAATCACCGGCATCCGTGCATCCGGCCGGGATGGTCAATATCAAAGCCGCAAGGACTATGTACGCCTGTTCCCGACATTGCACCTGGATTATTCCCTGAGCACCGTTTCAACATTGCAGGTACATTACAGCCGTCGCATCAGTCGCCCTTCGCTCTACCAGCTTTCTCCTTATATGGAATTGACGGACCTTAACGCACAAAATACCGGCAACCCTGATCTGAACCCTGCCTATTCAAACCTCTACGAATCCGGGTTCCTTTACCGGGGCGGCACGTTGACAGTTAACCCGTCGTTATATGTTCAGGATTCTCAGCACCCGATAACGGATTACACCTTCCGTAATACAGAGGGTACGTTTATTACGCTTCCTGTTAATATAACCCGTGAGACCAGACAGGGTTTTGAGTTGAATGTGATGTATAATCCGTTGAATGTGCTGCAACTCAATGCCGATCTTAATTTGTATCACTTCCGGCAATCGGGGACTTATCGTGGCTTTGATTTTGGCTTTTCCGGCGGTTCTTCTTCAGGAAGGTTCAGCGCACAATGGAAGCTGGCTAAAACGCTGAGTGCCCAGGGACGTTATTATTATAACGGCCCTTCGGCAAACGCGCAGAGCCGCAACCGGGCCACCCACTGGGCGGACTTCGGCATCAGTAAAAACCTGCTTGCTGACCGGCTTTCTGTGGTGACCGATGTTACCAACATCTTTGATTCGCGCCGTTATCGTACCACAACCACCGGGCCGGGTTATGTATTCTCTACTATGAGCCGCTTTAATGGTGCTCGTTACCGCCTGAGTATAGTTTATAAATTTAAGGGTAATACAACGGTGCGTGAAGCCAAAACCGGTAATCGGAATTGA
- a CDS encoding LytTR family DNA-binding domain-containing protein: MNVLIIEDEARIAKRLARMARAYFEQQLTLTLCDTLSKGLEFMEHSPVDVLLLDLNLNGEDGFEVLETMVARPFHTIIVSAYTDKAITAFSYGVLDFVPKPFDEGRLFQAFGRLNTRSKISDNGLKYLAVRKGGMIKMIKAIHLNYIKGAGIYSELHLEDGNQELHDKSLDALEQLLPPGEFTRIHRSYIVSLKQVEKLVIEPGGKYAVRLTNGRLLPVGRSRYKELRSKMI, encoded by the coding sequence ATGAATGTTTTGATCATAGAAGACGAGGCCCGGATAGCCAAACGGCTGGCGCGCATGGCCAGGGCATATTTTGAGCAGCAGCTAACGCTAACTCTATGCGACACGCTGTCCAAAGGCCTGGAGTTCATGGAACATTCACCCGTTGATGTGCTGTTACTGGACCTGAACCTGAATGGCGAAGACGGTTTTGAAGTGCTGGAGACTATGGTGGCCCGGCCTTTCCATACCATTATCGTTTCGGCCTATACCGATAAAGCTATTACAGCTTTTTCTTATGGTGTATTAGATTTTGTGCCCAAGCCGTTTGATGAAGGCCGGTTGTTCCAGGCTTTTGGACGGCTGAATACCAGAAGCAAAATATCCGATAACGGGCTAAAGTACTTAGCGGTGAGAAAAGGGGGTATGATCAAAATGATAAAAGCCATACACCTCAACTATATTAAAGGCGCCGGTATTTACAGCGAACTTCATCTGGAGGACGGAAACCAGGAACTACATGACAAAAGCCTTGATGCGCTGGAACAACTCCTGCCTCCGGGTGAGTTTACCCGGATCCATCGCTCGTATATCGTCAGCCTGAAACAAGTGGAAAAGCTGGTCATCGAACCCGGCGGTAAGTATGCTGTTCGGCTAACAAATGGCAGATTGCTGCCGGTGGGCCGGTCACGATATAAAGAACTGCGCAGTAAAATGATTTAA
- a CDS encoding LLM class flavin-dependent oxidoreductase has product MKKIGFLSFGHWSDHPSYNTRTAGDTLLQSIDLAVAAEEIGLDGAYFRVHHFARQLASPFPLLSAIGAKTSKIEIGTGVIDMRYENPMYMVEDAGAADLISGGRLQLGISRGSPEQVIDGWRYFGYEPAEGETDAEMGRRKALEFLDKLKGKGFAQPNPYPMFPNPPGLLRLEPHPEGLHERIWWGAASNATAIWAAEHGMHLQSSTLKYDESGEPFHVQQAKQIRLYKDAWKKAGHERGPRVSVSRSIFALITDQDRYYFGQQAKAADSFGYIEADKRAVFGKSYAAEPDQLIRELARDEAIQEADTLLLTIPNTLGVDYNVHVLSAILEQVAPALGWR; this is encoded by the coding sequence ATGAAGAAAATTGGATTTTTATCATTTGGACATTGGTCCGACCATCCTTCCTACAACACCCGTACGGCAGGGGATACCTTGCTTCAGTCGATTGACCTGGCTGTTGCGGCCGAAGAGATCGGTTTGGATGGCGCTTACTTTAGGGTGCACCATTTTGCGCGCCAGTTAGCATCGCCGTTTCCTTTGCTTTCTGCAATTGGCGCAAAAACCAGTAAAATAGAGATCGGAACAGGAGTGATTGATATGCGATACGAGAACCCGATGTACATGGTAGAGGATGCCGGTGCCGCCGATCTGATCTCCGGCGGGCGCTTACAATTAGGAATCAGCAGGGGTTCGCCGGAACAGGTGATCGACGGTTGGCGATATTTCGGTTACGAGCCTGCTGAAGGAGAAACTGATGCAGAAATGGGACGCCGCAAAGCACTGGAGTTTTTGGATAAACTGAAAGGGAAGGGGTTCGCGCAGCCCAACCCATACCCGATGTTTCCCAATCCACCTGGCTTGTTGCGCCTGGAACCGCACCCGGAAGGCTTGCATGAACGTATCTGGTGGGGCGCCGCCTCTAATGCTACCGCTATTTGGGCGGCCGAACACGGCATGCACCTGCAAAGTTCAACTTTAAAGTATGATGAAAGCGGTGAACCTTTTCATGTACAACAGGCTAAGCAGATCAGGTTATATAAAGACGCCTGGAAAAAAGCGGGACACGAACGGGGGCCACGAGTATCCGTAAGCCGGTCTATTTTTGCACTAATCACCGACCAGGACCGGTATTACTTTGGACAGCAAGCAAAAGCTGCCGATAGTTTCGGTTATATCGAAGCCGATAAACGTGCGGTCTTTGGAAAAAGCTATGCTGCCGAACCGGATCAGCTCATCAGGGAACTGGCCCGGGACGAAGCCATCCAGGAAGCCGATACGCTGCTGTTGACTATACCCAATACTTTGGGCGTCGATTACAATGTTCATGTGTTGTCGGCTATTCTGGAGCAAGTTGCCCCTGCACTGGGTTGGCGATAA
- a CDS encoding retropepsin-like aspartic protease has translation MKTLRSTIGMLTMACGFVTALLLTLGQFAFAQSHLPVVRASSKTASIRDGKHFKPGYWAIMPERKPDYYYPEIPEKPHKVTFITDLDSISFDVAYGKNYDFIILLNGEDSCYTRISARYKNLNASTRKIADAGPDTIPFTLGDNRKIYVNAKLNGSKVTNIQLDLGAGGTLINKTSVGKVKMNFDGKVTLTNSDGVNQVQSASKNLLQIGNLVWDSVAIAVAGNMKDYEDLLIGNSLFRDKILEINYNKKILVVHDVIPPQITAYSRHDMVLDGGVIPYIAVNLTIRNNTQTGWVMFDTGARTSILNSLDAPMAYRIMTELSGMIGLDETITPKLRIGNYQLSGFEYKTRDMGKEGLHMILGNDLLKRFNLILDNKNGHLYMQPNSLINAPYRKRDEYYVVRIVTGLVIFLAGILAYVKMRKK, from the coding sequence ATGAAAACTTTAAGGTCAACTATAGGGATGCTGACCATGGCATGTGGATTTGTAACTGCTCTCCTTTTAACGTTAGGGCAATTCGCCTTTGCGCAAAGCCATCTGCCTGTTGTACGGGCTTCTTCCAAAACCGCCAGCATCAGGGACGGAAAGCACTTTAAGCCGGGTTACTGGGCGATTATGCCTGAAAGGAAACCTGATTATTACTACCCTGAAATTCCTGAGAAACCCCATAAAGTGACTTTCATCACAGATCTTGATTCCATTTCATTTGATGTCGCCTATGGAAAGAATTATGACTTTATCATTTTACTGAACGGAGAAGACAGCTGCTATACCCGCATTTCAGCCCGGTACAAAAACCTTAATGCTTCCACAAGAAAAATTGCCGACGCCGGGCCAGATACCATTCCATTTACATTGGGCGACAATCGTAAAATATACGTAAACGCAAAACTAAATGGCTCGAAGGTCACCAATATACAGCTCGATCTGGGCGCAGGAGGAACCCTCATCAATAAAACTTCCGTTGGGAAAGTAAAAATGAATTTTGATGGGAAGGTTACCCTTACCAATTCGGATGGTGTAAACCAGGTACAGTCGGCCAGTAAAAATCTTCTGCAAATCGGGAACCTGGTTTGGGACAGCGTGGCCATCGCTGTAGCCGGTAATATGAAAGATTACGAAGACCTTTTAATCGGCAATTCTTTATTTAGAGACAAAATCCTGGAAATCAACTACAACAAGAAAATATTAGTTGTTCATGATGTCATACCCCCTCAAATAACCGCTTATTCCCGTCACGACATGGTACTTGATGGCGGCGTTATACCGTACATAGCAGTAAATCTTACCATTCGTAACAATACACAAACAGGTTGGGTCATGTTTGACACAGGTGCGCGCACCTCTATTTTAAATAGCTTGGATGCTCCAATGGCTTACCGGATAATGACCGAACTGTCAGGCATGATCGGTTTGGATGAGACGATTACCCCAAAGCTACGCATCGGCAATTACCAGCTTTCAGGATTTGAATATAAGACACGGGATATGGGTAAAGAAGGGCTGCATATGATCCTGGGCAACGATCTGCTAAAAAGGTTCAACCTGATACTCGACAATAAAAATGGCCATTTATATATGCAACCCAATTCGCTTATAAATGCACCATACCGAAAACGTGATGAATATTATGTGGTACGGATAGTTACGGGATTGGTAATCTTTTTGGCCGGCATCCTGGCGTATGTAAAAATGAGAAAGAAATAA
- a CDS encoding histidine kinase, with translation MQKWCIFLLFLQLVVFTSCQREIRYEASDAVISRPDTTFTARVEINLQEKKFSSPLGLLVHSFGAFVVYWDGVRVGQNGVPAAPGRPEVPGTETSYYQVPDKLSGLGKHEVVIRGTQKYLLEAEREVMAKPDSYLKMLRQPLVELSLVNLMAGAFLIAAIYYTFLYANSRHKQRTTLLFALVCFLFFTLLAMEYLKYYIDIPYTQFYTRLIIVGWLTFAIAVLIPLYFAVYFNVPYKLPLIVILLVTLSSIYILEYGHYDLTTHLYSLILWIASVLLLLYALAKRQRGSVLVLCGFAASMVINQYIFYDFGLYIAFTMILLCILYLQTLGAKQLEEAHHASLLLSSRLQLELIKKNIQPHFLRNTLTSLMDWVEESPAQGVQFIQALSQEFDLMNKIAEHSLISIRQEIDLCRQHLLVMQFRKEVTYIWEEKGIQDDELIPPAIIHTLLENGITHSAPFHDGSIRFLLAFLHMNTHKQYTFEVFAENRIKNGRKSGNGFRYIEARLKESYGDRWGFTSEPFAGGWRSIIRIDL, from the coding sequence ATGCAAAAATGGTGTATCTTTCTTCTGTTCCTGCAGCTTGTTGTTTTTACCTCCTGCCAGCGGGAGATCCGTTACGAAGCATCGGATGCGGTAATCAGCCGGCCAGATACCACTTTTACTGCACGTGTGGAGATCAATCTGCAGGAAAAAAAGTTCAGTTCACCCCTGGGCCTGCTTGTGCACAGTTTCGGCGCCTTTGTGGTATATTGGGATGGTGTTAGGGTTGGACAGAATGGGGTGCCGGCTGCTCCGGGCCGGCCTGAAGTACCCGGTACGGAAACAAGCTATTACCAGGTTCCGGACAAACTTTCAGGCCTCGGCAAACACGAGGTCGTGATCAGGGGAACCCAAAAATACCTGCTGGAAGCCGAGCGTGAGGTAATGGCCAAACCAGACAGCTACCTGAAAATGCTGCGTCAGCCGCTTGTCGAACTTTCCCTGGTCAACCTGATGGCGGGCGCCTTTCTTATCGCCGCCATCTACTACACGTTTTTGTATGCCAACAGCAGGCACAAGCAACGTACAACCTTACTTTTCGCGCTGGTCTGCTTTCTGTTCTTCACACTGCTGGCTATGGAATATCTGAAATATTATATCGATATTCCCTATACGCAGTTTTATACCCGCCTAATCATTGTAGGCTGGCTTACCTTTGCGATAGCGGTTCTCATCCCTTTGTATTTCGCGGTTTACTTTAACGTGCCGTACAAGCTACCGCTCATAGTCATATTGCTTGTTACTTTGTCATCCATATATATTCTTGAGTATGGTCACTATGATCTGACAACCCATTTATACAGTCTGATACTATGGATCGCATCGGTACTGCTCTTGTTGTACGCCCTGGCCAAAAGGCAGCGGGGAAGCGTGTTGGTGCTGTGCGGTTTTGCAGCTTCTATGGTCATTAACCAGTATATATTTTACGATTTTGGGTTATATATCGCCTTTACGATGATCCTGCTTTGCATCCTTTACCTGCAAACCCTCGGGGCAAAACAACTGGAGGAAGCGCACCATGCATCGCTGTTGTTGTCTTCCCGCTTGCAACTGGAACTCATCAAAAAAAATATCCAACCGCACTTTTTGCGTAATACCCTCACTTCCCTTATGGACTGGGTGGAAGAATCTCCTGCACAGGGTGTTCAGTTCATTCAGGCACTCTCGCAGGAATTTGACCTGATGAACAAAATTGCTGAACATTCGCTTATCTCCATCCGGCAGGAGATCGACCTTTGCAGGCAACACTTGTTGGTTATGCAGTTCCGTAAGGAGGTTACGTATATATGGGAAGAGAAGGGAATACAGGATGATGAATTGATCCCGCCGGCAATTATTCATACCCTGCTGGAGAATGGGATAACACATAGCGCCCCGTTCCATGACGGCAGCATACGTTTCCTGCTTGCATTTTTGCACATGAACACTCATAAACAGTATACCTTTGAGGTATTTGCAGAGAACCGGATAAAAAACGGACGTAAAAGCGGCAACGGCTTTCGTTATATTGAAGCGCGCTTGAAAGAAAGTTATGGTGACCGGTGGGGCTTTACTTCAGAACCTTTTGCAGGAGGCTGGCGAAGTATAATCCGCATTGACTTATGA